One Pelmatolapia mariae isolate MD_Pm_ZW linkage group LG1, Pm_UMD_F_2, whole genome shotgun sequence genomic window, TTTGACTgaatttgtaaattcatttttttttgttcatgaaATATTTGTTGTTGGTTAGTTAACATGTTGTGCAAGTGTACAGTCTGTGTGGATTTAGTTCAGGGGATTAAGAGTAATCCAGTTTAACACTTACCAGCTCCTTCTATATGCTGCCAGTATCCCTGCAGTCCTCACATGGCCCTGCTGCCTGAGGACACAGTCTGTGTCGCCTCACACGAGGACCCTCgacgggcttctgaaaaaacaaacaacacataaGAAATTGGAGGTTTTTGGCTGAAAATAACGAGTGAGCTAAACGGCTCTGAAATATCTCATTTGTGTTATGTAATGTTCAAGTATTTAGGGTTATGATGATGCATCCTAGTGTGATTTCAGTTTTCAAATGAGGTGTGCAGAACAGAGTCGGACTCGCTTCATTAACAGAATAATTGATCGTCACAGACCCTCTGGGAATGGAGGCTAACCAGGTGTTAGTTAGCTCAGTGTATTCTCACATTTTGGCTTTCTCTGAGCATTTCAGTCTAATGATGATAAGCGGCACACTGATTAAGAGTGAAAGTTTTGCCCTGTGGCCCCATGCCTTAAACAGATGCGTTGTTCTTTGGGTTTATTTATCCAGCATCCTGTGCAGATTTGTCCTCCTTCCACAAACACGACTGATGAGCCCTTAGTTCACGATGACCCGAAATGCTTCGTGTTTAGTGAACACCCACATAAGGTTTTGGCATAGACAGTGGGCATTGCAGCACAGGTACACACGGCTCAGGATTATAAGATTATCCTTCAAAAAAACCATCGCAACTCTATTTACAGCTTTGTTATGACCACAGCCAGTATATAAATGCTGTGAGGAGAGTGACTGCATGACTGAGACCgcacttctttcttcttcttaaacAGGGTAAGAGCTGGCAGCAAACATGAGCACACACTGTAGCAAAAACTTTTCTATGAAAGTACTTTTTAACATCTCGCAAGCTTTTCCTGGTTTAATTGTGTGTAGAAGAGTGGGCGTTTATTCTTTTAGATGTGTTAAAATGTAACTTCAGATACAGATTACACTCATAAATCCTCACGTTGATGTAAAATATTTCTTGATTGTGTTAAATGATGGTCAAGTAATACTCTACACATCGTTGTATAAATGTATGAAAGCCAGTGCAGCAGCATTGCTGATACTGACGTGCTGTGGCTGGAGCAGTGTCAGTGACTGAAGAATAATACAAGTCAAAGGAAAGATTTACTGAACGGTGGAGGGAGCTGCTATGGTGCATGGTTTGGAGATATCATTAGGCTGGAAAGTGCTCTGTCGTCCAAGCTGGTCACTGCCAGTAGGTACGAAGGGTTCCTTGTGAATTAAATGACTGATGCGAGGGTGGAAAACAATTCTCTGTACTTATTGTGCCATTTACGTAAGTATGGAGATCCAGAGGGAGCGATGAGGCCTGATCAAGAGCTAAATGTGCTCAGTCTCACCTTTAAAAAGTTGAAAATTGAAACAGGTTTTACTTGATGGCACGTTTTGATCCCTGGGTGCTGCACGCTGATCCTGATTCCCGATCATGTGTCATAGCTGACCTTTGACTTTAGTTCTGGAATAGAGACTATTAACATACAGAAGTCATAAAAAAGAGATGAAACTATTTTCATGTTTGAACTTTTTAAAGATGAATGCAACAGCAGCTGAGCCAGCAGAGGGCTCCAAGCCTGCTCCTCCTAAGTTCAAGCAGAAAGGATCTCGGCAGTTTAAGAGCAAAGCTCCCAAACCTGGACAGAAGGGGTGAGTTGAGTAATTATTTACACTTAAACATCAGTTTCTTGTACTTTCTTTGAATACTTTCCATCTGCTTTTCCAATAGCTTTGACAATGATGTCCCAGGGATGGAGGAGCTTGGAGGTGAGTGTGATTATTATGTTTATTGTGAAGCTGTTTTATGTTGAAATCTTATGCttggcttttatttttcttacctTGCAGACTCTGCAGTGGTCTGTCCCTGGGAGGCCTTTGGTGACATGGAGCTGAGCGACCTGGCTCAGTTTGGTGTTGTCTAAACCCACCAGCAGACCTGTGTGAATGTTTGGAACATCTCTATGGTTCCTAATGTAGAGGATGAGGAGCATCCTCTGAGTCTAGGGGGCTTGGCGGTCTCAGGGTCATATGGAGACTCTGTAACTCTGTTGTAAATGGAGAAAGGAAACAGTGGAACCTTAGATCTGTAAACtatcaaaacaaaatcaagcaaaCTTGCACTGAATTTAAAGGACCCTACTTAACATTTAACAGCCTGCTGCTAATAAATCCACAGATATGTTTCTGATTTGTCTTTGCTGAGGACTTTGTGTAGATTaatgtgaagaaaaacaactgaatcCATGTTAAGATTTGTGAAATAAGATGTGTTAGGCTTAAGTGTATGACAGCCGATAACTAATCCTTGCTACACATGGGTTGCAAACATGTTGCCACTAAACCTGTGGCCCATGACAACGAACCCGAGCATCCCTCCAGTGGCGAGCCAATCTGATCTCAGCTTCATGGAGCCAGTGTGAGGTCACACAAAGAGACCGAAGACGCTCACAAGAAGAAAAGTTCTTCAAGATGCTGAACAGCCTAACTGCCACTCATCTTGAAAGACTATTTTCAAGTGTGCTGAGGAGATCTTGTATTTGAGTTTAATTCACAAAATGTTTGAGAATTAAAAACTatttatgacattttttttgATATTATGTTTTTATGACCAGAAGCTTTCCCTTGACCTCAGAGGAAAGTATCATGATGTTCATGAAGCATGTAAACCATTGTAACTAtaagatctctctctctctctctctctctctctctctctctctctctctctgctgtacATACATGCAAGTAAAAAAGATTtataaacagaatttatgacaGCAGAATAATAATCACAGCTTGCTGAAGGTTTAACTGAATGTTGAAAGTTAATGTAAATGTCTTCATAATAAATGGATTGGACTAGTTTTTACATAGTACTTTTTTATtctacttgagcactcaaacTGCTTTAAAGCACATATTAGCCAGTCCCAGAAGAACACTGGCGTATGTAATAATCCAGTTATGATTTACATGATCACTTATATGCTTTTTCAGGCATGTTTATTTTGTCAGTAGAGAGCGTAGACACTCAAAAGCTTTTAGTCCGTGTAGACGAGCACTCCCCTGGGAAATCAAAACTGAACTGAGAGGTCTGTGACTgtaatttgtatttttccacAATGTCAGGTTAGCCTAATATTTTGGCAGTGGCCTGTGAGTTGACAAATCCAGtttatttgtattaaaaatgcattggtTGTAAATAATACATTAAcagaaatgtggaaaaatgagaaaagaagtCATCTTTTCATAAATATTTCAGGGTTGCCTCGTAATGTTCCACCATCTTTAGTCCATTTGACTACATGGTAGTGTCAAAGCCCTTCAAGAAGTAAGTCTTGCTGAGATGTAGCCATGAGTGAGAATACAATACagtacaactttatttatatagcacatttaaaaccaaaggtacaccaaagtgcttcacaacaaGGTTAAAACACAAGATATGAGATAAAAGGCTATAACAGAGTAGAAGAAACCCCAGAAAGTACagacaaaataagaaataaaacattagAGCATAGTTTAGAAGATAAAATTACTGAGTATTCATAAATATAAGGTGGGGGTATTAATACAGTGGAACATAAGGATAAGATAAATAACATAAGGGAACAATAACGTTTGTTTGAGTGGTCAAAAGGACATTATTGTCACATTATTGTGTTGGTGGAGTGAGGAGCAAATGACACTATTTctagaaatgataaatggaCTCGTTCTTTTATAACACTGCTTTACTTCAGTGTCCTCCatacaacatgtctcattcacacacagtcatacaaacacttttttctacATCTAAGAGCTTTCTAACTGACATTCACACTCTGACAAACACATCAGCAGCAGGTCGgtgttcagtatcttgcccaaggacactgtggcatacagactggagcagccagggatcaaaccatcaACGTTGTTATTAGTAGATGACCTCCTGCCACAACCACCCCAAAGAAACCCATCATCTATTGGTCTTATAGCATCAGCTGAACCTGAGACATGACGTATCAGGGAAACTGGATACATGAAATCATTGAAAGTGCCTTAAACTTATTACTTATAATGCAGCAGGGACATAGGTGTACATGTAGATGTCACAGTCATGTAACATTACAAAAACTGATGACATGTCACATGCTTTCTGGCACGTTCTGGCTTCAGGATGCCTtaagcacattattttttcaaaactaCTTGCTTAGATGATCAGCATTACCACAGAAAACAATacacttgtttgtttgttaatttatttcGATC contains:
- the LOC134628640 gene encoding retinal cone rhodopsin-sensitive cGMP 3',5'-cyclic phosphodiesterase subunit gamma-like — its product is MNATAAEPAEGSKPAPPKFKQKGSRQFKSKAPKPGQKGFDNDVPGMEELGDSAVVCPWEAFGDMELSDLAQFGVV